The following are encoded together in the Cheilinus undulatus linkage group 3, ASM1832078v1, whole genome shotgun sequence genome:
- the erbb3a gene encoding receptor tyrosine-protein kinase erbB-3a, with protein sequence MAAAPLPRKVQQVLSVLLLCALQLCSAQTQGVVVCSGTQNLLSTPRSSEIQYNQMKDRYSGCEIVMGNLEIISMEHTRDLSFLQSIREVTGYVLIGLNEFSRLPLDHLRVIRGTTLYENKYALAVMINYLKDGQHGLQELGLTHLTEILEGGVMIIQNKYLSYAPQVNWKDIVKDGTADIMIDKSNGPEKPCHEACGDVPCWGPGNDMCQILTKTVCAPQCNGRCFGRNPTECCHIECAGGCTGPLDTDCFACRNFNNSGSCMPLCPQTLIYNKHTFKLEPNPNAKYQYGSICVAQCPTNFVVDGSSCVSNCPSDKMEVEKNGVKRCEPCGGLCPKVCHGTGSPNRQTVDALNIDSFINCTKIMGSLHFLVTGIKGDDFKAVPALDPEKLKIFNTVREITDILSIQSWPENMSDLSVFSNLQTIQGRSLFKGYSLLVMKIPSLTSLRLRSLKKINAGGVYITGNKKLCYHDAVNWTRILSSSSRPQRRLKHIDIKDNRPRSQCVEEGHVCDPLCSSDGCWGPGPNQCVSCKKYSRGGKCVPDCMFLTGKRREFASRSGECKPCHPECKVQEGKQTCTGPGADQCVACARLQDGPHCVPSCPEGVMGGEEVIFKYPNKQGHCKPCHINCTQGCTGPGNRDCVGATPLLTGQMTTAIVLGVIALLFASFSIFILTILYRRGLAIRRKRAMRRYMESGESFEPLEPGEKGAKVHVRILKPTELRKIKLLGNGVFGQVHKGIWIPEGDTVKLPVAIKTIQERTGRQTFHELTDHMMMIGSLDHVNVVRILGICPGASLQLVTQLSSQGSLLEHVKNCKNKLSPQRLLNWCVQIAKGMYYLEENRVVHRNLAARNVLLKNNYTAQISDYGIADLLYPDDKKYFYNEIKAPIKWMALESILFRRYTHQSDVWSYGVTVWEMMSYGVEPYSNMRPAEVPDLLEKGERLSQPQICTIDVYMVMVKCWMIDENVRPTFKELANEFTRMARDPPRYLVIKEDCCQQDSPPDELAQRSADLDDLDDVDMELVDQEGDVVDGLTPAPHYLSQSRSLSRLSKMDTPRVVITSSNVAGYLPMTSGIDNQGQAMWQSRSRLNSARTMSESSEGCGTAVEMEMNEDFSLSGSLKRRRHREDSAYVSQRDSLSGGPPETPSPEMEEEDQNGYVLPGDSPERDTLLLPSRVPNGRMGKSHSSGLLDDPDDEEYEYMNKQTWVTPVSPRHRSHLTRPNNKRTSSFSSGVTACSGDTIPSVEARGGHSGSNQSSDSEQQGLNEVEYEYMDIRGNDKDESPPAHDPPPPPLTPARTARRTEEEYRKENEYVEDSNYHYMNRQPKLRQALQDREEIQMQDREDGEAYEYEDMDCFAALRPGNAVVYQNMQRDAEGAETEPHRLGFEPYVKVRAGVGVGEPGTGDKSFDNPDYWHSRMFLKPKAVPT encoded by the exons ATGGCCGCCGCTCCCCTCCCGAGGAAGGTGCAGCAGGTGCTGAGCGTCCTGCTGCTGTGTGCTCTCCAGCTCTGCAGCGCGCAGACACAAGGAG TGGTCGTCTGCTCTGGCACCCAGAATCTTCTGAGCACACCACGAAGCTCAGAGATCCAGTACAACCAGATGAAGGATCGCTACAGTGGCTGTGAgattgtgatgggaaatcttgAGATAATCTCAATGGAGCACACCAGAGACCTGTCCTTCTTACAG TCTATCAGGGAGGTGACCGGCTACGTCCTGATCGGCCTCAATGAGTTCAGCCGCCTTCCTCTGGACCACCTGCGGGTCATCAGGGGCACCACACTATATGAAAACAAGTATGCTCTGGCTGTCATGATCAACTACCTAAAGGATGGGCAGCACGGCCTGCAGGAACTGGGCCTGACACACCTTACAG AGATTCTGGAAGGAGGGGTCATGATCATTCAGAACAAGTACCTGAGCTACGCCCCACAGGTGAACTGGAAGGACATAGTGAAGGATGGGACAGCTGATATTATGATTGATAAGTCCAACGGTCCTGAGA agCCTTGTCATGAAGCATGTGGAGATGTTCCATGTTGGGGACCGGGAAATGACATGTGCCAGATCT TGACGAAGACCGTGTGCGCCCCTCAGTGTAATGGCCGATGCTTTGGTAGAAACCCAACTGAGTGCTGTCACATCGAATGTGCTGGAGGCTGCACTGGACCGCTGGATACAGATTGCTTT GCCTGTAGAAACTTCAACAACTCGGGTTCCTGCATGCCTCTGTGTCCTCAGACCCTCATCTACAACAAGCACACGTTCAAACTAGAGCCCAACCCCAATGCCAAGTACCAGTACGGCTCCATCTGTGTTGCCCAGTGTCCCA CAAACTTTGTTGTGGACGGGAGCTCATGTGTGAGCAACTGTCCCTCTGACAAAATGGAGGTGGAGAAAAATGGAGTGAAAAGATGTGAACCATGTGGAGGCCTCTGCCCAAAAg TGTGTCACGGCACAGGAAGTCCTAACAGACAGACGGTGGACGCTCTAAACATCGACAGTTTCATAAACTGCACCAAGATCATGGGTAGTCTGCACTTCCTGGTGACTGGGATTAAAGG TGATGATTTCAAGGCTGTACCAGCCCTCGATCCAGAGAAACTGAAAATCTTCAACACTGTGAGGGAGAttacag ATATCCTCAGTATTCAGTCATGGCCAGAAAACATGTCTGACCTGTCTGTCTTCTCAAACCTCCAAACAATTCAGGGCAGATCTCTTTTCAA AGGCTACTCCCTCCTGGTGATGAAGATCCCCTCCCTGACCTCACTGCGGTTGCGCtccttgaaaaaaataaacgcCGGCGGTGTTTATATCACAGGAAACAAAAAGCTCTGCTACCATGACGCTGTCAACTGGACACGGATCCTGAGCAGCAGCTCCCGTCCTCAACGACGCCTGAAGCACATCGACATCAAGGACAACAGGCCAAGATCTCAGTGTG TTGAGGAAGGCCATGTATGTGACCCCCTGTGCTCCTCTGATGGCTGCTGGGGTCCCGGTCCAAACCAGTGTGTGTCCTGTAAGAAGTACAGCAGGGGAGGAAAGTGTGTGCCAGACTGCATGTTCTTAACCGG GAAGAGGCGGGAATTTGCTTCTCGGTCAGGGGAATGTAAACCCTGCCACCCTGAGTGTAAGGTCCAAGAGGGGAAGCAGACCTGCACAGGCCCA GGTGCGGATCAGTGTGTGGCATGTGCAAGACTGCAGGATGGGCCACACTGTGTCCCCTCCTGTCCCGAGGGTGTCATGGGAGGAGAGGAAGTCATCTTTAAGTACCCCAACAAGCAAGGTCACTGCAAACCATGCCACATCAATTGTACCCAAGG GTGCACCGGCCCAGGAAACAGAGACTGTGTTGGGGCAACCCCCTTACTTACAGG ACAAATGACCACAGCCATTGTACTTGGAGTGATTGCCCTACTCTTTGCTTCATTCTCCATTTTCATTCTGACCATTCTGTACCGCCGTGGTCTTGCCATTCGTCGCAAGCGAGCCATGAGGAGATACATGGAGAGTGGGGAG agTTTTGAGCCTCTTGAACCTGGAGAGAAGGGAGCTAAAGTCCATGTTCGGATCCTGAAACCCACAGAGCTGCGCAAGATCAAACTGCTGGGTAATGGAGTATTCGGACAAGTCCATAAG GGCATTTGGATCCCTGAGGGGGATACGGTTAAGCTTCCTGTGGCCATAAAGACTATTCAGGAACGCACTGGACGACAGACCTTCCATGAGCTGACAGAT CACATGATGATGATAGGAAGCTTAGACCATGTGAACGTGGTCAGGATTCTGGGTATCTGTCCTGGTGCTAGCCTTCAGCTCGTCACACAGCTCAGCAGTCAAGGCTCCCTGCTGGAGCACGTCAAGAACTGCAAGAACAAACTAAGCCCACAGAGGCTCCTCAACTGGTGTGTTCAAATTGCAAAG GGTATGTACTACTTGGAGGAAAACAGGGTTGTCCACAGGAACCTGGCTGCCAGAAATGTTCTCTTGAAGAATAACTACACCGCACAGATCTCAGACTATGGCATCGCAGACCTACTTTACCCTGATGACAAGAAGTACTTTTACAACGAGATCAAG GCACCAATAAAGTGGATGGCATTAGAGAGCATATTGTTTCGGAGATACACACATCAGAGCGATGTCTGGAGTTATG GTGTGACTGTTTGGGAGATGATGTCCTATGGAGTAGAACCATATTCTAACATGCGACCAGCAGAAGTTCCTGATCTGCTAGAAAAGGGCGAGCGACTGTCCCAACCTCAAATATGTACGATTGATGTCTACATGGTCATGGTCAAAT GTTGGATGATTGATGAGAATGTCCGTCCAACGTTCAAAGAGCTCGCAAATGAATTTACAAGAATGGCCAGGGATCCACCTCGATACTTGGTGATCAAG GAGGACTGCTGCCAACAAGACTCACCCCCAGATGAACTTGCCCAGCGGAGTGCAGACCTCGATGACTTGGATGATGTAGACATGGAGCTCGTGGACCAAGAGGGGGATGTAGTTGACGGCTTGACTCCAGCCCCCCATTATTTGTCTCAGTCCAGGAGCCTCAGTCGTCTCTCAAAGATGGACACTCCCAGA GTGGTTATTACATCATCAAATGTTGCTGGATACCTACCTATGACTTCAGGCATTGACAACCAAGGGCAG GCCATGTGGCAGTCCCGTTCTCGACTGAACTCAGCACGAACTATGTCTGAAAGCTCGGAGGGCTGCGGCACAGCGGTGGAGATGGAGATGAATGAAGACTTTTCTCTGTCAGGGAGTCTCAAAAGACGTCGTCACCGTGAGGACAGTGCTTACGTGTCGCAGAGGGACAGCTTGTCTGGTGGACCACCAGAGACTCCATCACcagagatggaggaagaggACCAGAATGGATATGTTCTTCCTGGAGACAGTCCAGAAAGAG ATACCCTACTTCTTCCATCTAGAGTACCTAATGGCAGGATGGGAAAATCTCATTCCTCAGGCCTCTTGGATGACCCGGATGATGAAGAATACGAGTACATGAACAAGCAGACGTGGGTAACACCTGTCTCTCCAAGGCACCGCAGCCACTTGACAAGGCCGAACAACAAACGCACCTCTTCCTTTTCATCAGGAGTCACAGCATGTTCAGGGGATACTATACCATCTGTGGAGGCCAGGGGAGGTCATTCAGGGAGCAATCAAAGCTCAGATTCGGAGCAGCAGGGATTGAATGAAGTTGAATATGAGTACATGGACATCAGAGGTAATGATAAGGATGAAAGCCCTCCAGCGCATgaccctccccctcctcccttaACACCAGCCAGGACTGCCAGAAGAACAGAGGAGGAGTACAGAAAGGAGAATGAATATGTGGAGGACAGTAACTATCATTACATGAACAGGCAACCGAAGCTGCGACAAGCTCTTCAAGACAGGGAGGAGATTCAGATGCAGGATAGGGAAGACGGTGAGGCATACGAGTATGAGGACATGGACTGCTTTGCTGCCCTGCGGCCTGGAAATGCAGTGGTGTATCAGAATATGCAGAGGGATGCAGAGGGAGCAGAAACAGAGCCACATCGATTAGGGTTTGAACCCTATGTAAAAGTACGAGCTGGAGTTGGGGTGGGGGAACCAGGGACTGGGGACAAATCCTTCGACAACCCAGACTACTGGCACAGCAGGATGTTTCTGAAGCCAAAAGCAGTGCCTACATGA
- the arf3b gene encoding ADP-ribosylation factor 3b, which produces MGNIFGNLLKSLIGKKEMRILMVGLDAAGKTTILYKLKLGEIVTTIPTIGFNVETVEYKNISFTVWDVGGQDKIRPLWRHYFQNTQGLIFVVDSNDRERVNEAREELMRMLAEDELRDAVLLVFANKQDLPNAMNAAEITDKLGLHSLRHRNWYIQATCATSGDGLYEGLDWLANQLKNKK; this is translated from the exons ATGGGAAACATTTTTGGGAACTTGCTGAAGAGCCTCATAGGAAAGAAGGAGATGAGGATCTTGATGGTGGGCCTTGATGctgcaggaaaaacaacaaTCCTGTACAAGCTCAAACTGGGGGAAATAGTCACCACAATCCCAACCATTG GGTTTAACGTTGAGACAGTGGAGTACAAGAACATCAGCTTTACAGTGTGGGATGTGGGTGGGCAGGACAAGATTCGCCCTCTCTGGAGACACTACTTTCAAAACACACAGG GTCTGATCTTTGTTGTGGACAGTAACGACAGAGAGCGTGTGAATGAAGCACGAGAAGAGCTGATGAGGATGCTGGCTGAGGACGAACTGAGAGATGCAGTCCTTCTTGTGTTTGCAAATAAACAG GACTTGCCGAACGCCATGAACGCCGCAGAGATCACAGACAAGTTGGGCTTACACTCCCTGCGTCATCGTAACTGGTACATCCAGGCCACCTGCGCCACCAGCGGCGATGGCCTCTACGAGGGTCTTgattggctggccaatcaactGAAGAACAAGAAATGA